Below is a genomic region from Doryrhamphus excisus isolate RoL2022-K1 chromosome 16, RoL_Dexc_1.0, whole genome shotgun sequence.
CAGTGTTGAAGTTGGTGGATAAGCTATCGGGTTCTGTTGGGTTCTGTTGGGCCGTAAATAGGATCCTGGCGTGCAGCGGAACcatgactatttttattttttaggtgTACTGAATCTTGTTAAGTTTCGttccgagagagagagaacacaAGATTATGAATATACTGACATTTTGGAAAGTGTTTAAAACAGGCATTAATGTTTTTGGTGCTACTTTCCCAAAATGGATCCCCCTCTGCCCCGCCCTCCCAACCCCGCCATTAAATAGCACTGTCAAACTTCCAAGTTCAAGTGCTGATGTCTGTTATCCTCAGTTCCACTTTTCTCTCCCTCATCTGCAAAATAAGATAACTTTATGGTAACTCACTTTGtcggtttattttatttctctgtttcaaacaatattattattattattattgcagagACACActgttgtcatgtttgtgtataaacgttttattttaatgttgcctttttgtttcttttcactCTTGGTAGAAAAATAAAGGTTTAGAATTGTTTAGAAAACACTTGACTCTTTCCTTGAGACGCTTCAGGTTCAGCAgtgacataaaacataacaccaAACACTTCATGAACAGCGTTTATTTCATAAAAAGTATTTTGCTGTAAAATGGAACACGTACTACACGACACAACATTGAACAAACAATCACATCACCGTCGTCTATACTAGTATATTCACACAGGATGTCAAAGCAGTGGTCTGAAAGTACATGGAAAAGTCAATATGAAacatgcatgtaaaaaaaagtcttcacATGGAAGGCCAAGaggtctatttttatttttttttacacgtgcAGCTcctaatattgatattataaatagcattttttaaataaatgctagAGCTGAATGACTATTTAGTCAGTAAACAGAAGATGACAAAATGTGCTTTGTAAATTCACTATCAAGTGTTGAACTGTTAATAATTGTGCTTCGTTTAGGTTTTGAAACTACCATCATGAATCTACCATTTCCTAAAAGCACCATCGGATGATCTAAAACGGGAAAATCAGGATCAAATTCACCCGAAATCAAACAGCATACCTCCGCTACCCAAAccagccaccagatggcgctgttCTCTTTATTTTCAAAGCTCGAAGCAAGTggcaatgatttttttttctgccttgcCACACCcaatcttttatttattttttaatacccATCAAATTTTGACCTGTTAACATTAGTTAACCATGATATTCACATTTAATTTCTATGAAGTTGGTGCAAAAaatctaaatacaaaaatgtgtgcTTTGTAGCTTGTAAAATGTTAGACATTCAAGATGTGCTGTCTTCCGGGTGCGAGCAGAGCAGAAACCGGGCTGCCACACATCGTCGTTCGTAGTGAATAAGTGAAGGCGTTTTTCACTATCGATACGGTTCATCAGTTTccgtagtgtagtggttatcacgttcgCCTAACACGCGAAAGGTCCCCGGTTCGAAACCGGGCGGAAACATGTTTTATGTAAATTTACCCCCCAGAGGGACGAATAACAGTATATCTAAtctaaatttgacatttttgtcataaccTTCAGGTTGTTttcataaatttaaaataattatcttaGGTGTCCAACATTAGCATTTGTTAAGCTAATGAACAGAATGTtagtttttcaatgttttttgacaatttttgtcCTCTTGTTTCTTCTTTTCCATCTGGTTCCAATCAACCGAGATCTTCTTCTCTTCATCTCAGACCGTGGTGACAGACAGCAGTGGGTTGTAAACTTTGCTCCCGTCAGCAGACCTGCTCCCGTGCGTCAGCAGTTCCTGAATCGTGATCCAGTTGTCCAAAATCCTCCGACTTCGCTTCTTTGTGCTCCTGCGCTGGCACAGCTCCAGGATTGAGTTGGCGTCTTGTTGCTGCGTGGCCCCCTGCTGTCCCCCGGCGCCCCCCTGTTCCCGCTCCCTGAGGAAGTCCAGGCGGCTCTGCATCATCATCTCCCGACGCCGCCGCTGTTCCCTGGCTTTTTGCAACTGCTGCTTGCGCTCCTCTTTGCTCCAGTAGCGGCCCATCTTCATTTCGCTCACCGCGTCGTCGTCCGTCGTCATGCCGCTACGCTCCTCTCGAATCTTAATGGCCCGCGCCTTCAGGAGGCGGTCCCTCACGGGTCTTTTTGCCACGTAGCGTGATCCGTCACTGCGGATCTTCACCTTCCACTCCATGCGAGGGCCCAACGGTATTGGGGCGACATCCTTACAGGTGCTACCCAGGCTCATCGGGCTGACGTCTCCACCTTGGTGGTCGTCGGCGCCGTCTCTGGTTCCATGTCTGAGTCCCCCGAGCTTTTCACAGGTGACCTCACAGGGGGACCTCAGGTGCATGCAGCTCAGGTAGCGCTGAGGCAGCTTGGTTTCGTTCTGACGCCGAGACATGTACGGACTGTTCTCCGCACTGCGTCCTCCGGGCCTCGCGATCCCCTCATTGGCTTTAGAACCACGTCTGGCTCCTCCGTCCGAACCCCTGCGAGCGCCTCCATCGCGGGACAAGGAGCCGAGTTTAGCTCCAGGATTGGATGCTCTCCTGTGAGAGTGGGACGCTTGGTTGAGGTTGGCATGGACGCCGTCCGCTCGCTCACAGCAGCGGTTCGCTCGTTCTCTTTGTCTTGAGGAGCTCGACAGGAGCAGAGGTTCTCCTTCCAGGCTTGGTGTGGAAGGAGAAGGGTGCTGTTCGTTGACAAGCGGGGTGCTCCTGCAGCTTTCCCCTCCGGTGTTGTAGGCACTTGTGCTGTCCTTGTCGGAGCGTTCCCGCTCTGGAAGTTCGTTGATGTCCGACAGCGTGTGGTGGCACGACTCCTCCGAGCGTGCGCTTTTGTCCTCCAGAGGCCAAGCCTTGAGGCAACGCTCCCTCAGCTGCTGCATCTTCTGCGCCCTCAGGATGTTCCGGCACTTGAACTCCAAGTGGCgcagctcctcctccaggagCGCCATCTCCTGCTGCGTCAGGCTCTCGTTCCTGTTCTCGTCTAGCGAGACGCTGCTGTTCTTCTCGTAGTAACACTTGACCTCCAGGAGCTCTTTGTACCGCTCGCACTCTTCTTCCGTCAACCCAGGCATCGTCATTCTGTCGCCGGGCTCCAACTGATCCGACCCCCCACCGCTGACACAGTCCAACCCTAAAAGGGAGTCGGTGCTGAATTGGAGATCCTGGGAGTACGCGAACGGCACCGCGTCGCTTCTGTTGAATGAAAACTTGCGCAGGCTCCCGGGTGTGTTGGTGGCGTTGGTGTTGGACGCGCTGGTTTGGTCGTCTCCGAGGAGGTCGTGTTCCGAAGACTCCTCGTAGCGCGTGCTTTCGTCCGTGCGACCCACTCCGCTGTCCAGCTCCTGGCTGACGCTCAGCAAATGAGGCGAGTCTCGGTTCAGTAAGCAGCCGTGGCCCCCGCAGGCCATGGTACCGTCGAGAGGGGAGGGCGGCACGGAGGTGCCATGCAGATGGACGCCGTTGTCCAGTGgctccagttctgcttcatCTGGGTCCATCTGGTTGTCGTTCTAATGGAGGAGAACATTATTTACAAGCTTttggaataaataaacacattaaaaaaaaaatgaccctcGACAAaccttatgtaaaaaaataaaaattacattaccATGGAATACTGCATATTATAATACTAACCTATGCTTTGTCATTTGATCCATACTGCATGCTTAGTAGTACTTCTttacatataattatattagaacttggcttaaatatgcataaccACAAATCAGTACCCTTAGGGCCTCCCAGTACCGGTTTacggacaattttttttttttggagtcaaaaaatgtacaaaataggtccccttaactaaaataaacacaataggtccccttaactaaaataaacacaatagggccccttaactaaaataaacacaatgggGCCccttaactaaaataaacacaataggtccccttaactaaaataaacacaataggtccccttaactaaaataaacacaatgggGCCccttaactaaaataaacacaatgggGCCccttaactaaaataaacacaataggtccccttaactaaaataaacacaataggtccccttaactaaaataaacacaatgggGCCccttaactaaaataaacacaatgggGCCccttaactaaaataaacacaatagggccccttaactaaaataaacacaataggtccccttaactaaaataaacacaataggtccccttaactaaaataaacacaataggtccccttaactaaaataaacataataggtccccttaaataaaacataaataataggtccccttaactaaaataaacataataggtccccttaactaaaatgaccataataggtccccttaaataaaacataaataataggtccccttaactaaaataaacataataggtccccttaaataaaacataaataataggtccccttaactaaaacgaacataataggtccccttaactaaaataaacataataggtccccttaactaaaataaacataataggtccccttaactaaaatgaacataataggtccccttaactaaaatgagccactgcacgccactaggcaccttattggtgacactaggcgccacagcaaattgcattggcgccaactggcaccaactggcgccggcccaacAGACTCTTAGCATtagtccaatccaatccaaccCAATGGGGTCTAAGTTTGGCACCACAGGTAACACAGTGGAGGTGAACGTTTAGCCCAATTCCCCTCATTTTAGCGAGTAGCTAACAACAGTTTAAGTGTAGCAATATGGACGTTTTCATGATTGACAAAGTTACATAGGAGACTAAGACTAAAATGCACTCAAGCCTAATGCACCGTCGCTCTCCACGATGCTCTCTCCTCTCCTGATTGAATATCATGCAAATGCTCTTAAACGAGCGGTGACCGACCCCTGGGAGCACAGTTGATCTTTTGCCTAATTGGTTCCATGTGAATTCAGACTGCAAAAGGTATTGATCCTGTTCatcttttgttctttttcctgGACTACGTCTTCACAACCCTCTCCACTTTCCCACAGGGCGGCAGATAAAACTTTAATCTCGGCTTGTGCGATTCCCTCTGATGAGCCCGTACCTTGGTTGGCTCCACGGAATCTGAATGAGGAGACCTCGTGGCAGCTTTTCTCAGGTATTCAAGGTGGTATATTTTATCTCTCCGAGTATAAGGGTGTTAtgagttttgggtttttttccccctaaacAAGAACCTTGTTCGTTAGGAGCAAGTGGAAGCACCTGTGGTGTCCACCCACAGCTGAAGGTCTGAGTATTTAGTGGGAATAAACTCATTTCCACTCTTTTCTTTAATTATATCATTCTATTATTTTAATAGAATGGCATTTTAATGGCAGGGATAATTAATGTTGCCATACTGCCACCTTTAAGAACCCAAGACCcagtttttatttagtttccCCCTTAGCAACCTTTATTTCACCAGTTTGTGATCTACTCGGAAGGGGAAACCTAGCATAACAAGGGCGTGTATGAAgtgctgtgtgtgcatgctcGGAGGCTCATTAGACTGAAACGACAGACTTTTAAATCTGCCCTCCAGCACTCAGTCCATTAAATGTGGCCTGCATACAGATGTTGGTGATCTTACATGGAGCGTGGGAGTCTGGATTTTGAGCAGTGATGCAGAATAAGAGGGGGGAATCAATATGCTTGCCAATACGAAAAGTATACGTTTATTTAGGTGGTGGTAACATCACGATCAAGGGCATGACTACTGGTAGTAtcagggagctgtggttcaaacatgaattccaacatgtactgtaacGTTTGGAAGCAGACCATGCTCCCTTCTCTTGGGAaacggttcattcattcattttttaacgcttatcctcacgagggtcgatcccagctgtctttgggtaagaggcggggtacaccctggactggtcgccagccaatcacagggcacatatagacaaacaaccattcacactcacattcatacctatggacaatttggagttgctaattaacctagctgaCCTCACTGCTCggcgacccgagttcaagtccaccctcggccagctcggtgtggagttagcatgttctcccagtgcatgcgtgggttttctccgggtactccggtttcctcccacattctaaaaacatgctaggttaattggcgactccaaattgtccataggtatgaatgtgagtgtgaatggttgtttgtctatatgtgccctgtgattggctggtcaccagtccagggtgtatccgtgaggataaatgaatgaatgaatgaccaacaACAAAGCTAACCGACATGACGCAAGCCAGAATAAAACCACCATCTAAAGGACAAGAATATATTTTTAGCTCAGCATGCCCAGACTGGAGCCCTGTAGCGCTCCATCCCTGTGGACCCCCCCTGATCCAATTTCCTCACCTCTATCTCGGGTCGTGCGAGGAGCAAGGAGACATTAGTGCTGTCCTCTCTGGTAAGGATAGCAACCGCCTCTTCTCTGTCCTGGATGTCCACTCCATTGATCTGATAGGAGTGGAAGAGGTCTTTAGTTCATGTAAACATTATTAAGAAGAATCCATCACTGTGTTAATAATGTTTACGGCAGTGCAGTTCtatcaaatactgtatatttataccccccccccccgcccatcATGTGGTCCAACTGCATCATCTTAATAGGAGTGAATTTTGTATTAAGATCATCAGTTTTGATGAATTGTGGTATCATATGcagcatgtacagtataatgCAATGCAAACCACCGTGGTGACCTCAGTTTACTGCTTTTCATGTTCATCtgtagcgtgtgtgtgtttttgtacctGAAGTATTCTGTCCCCCTTGCGGATGCGGCCATCCATAGCAGCAATACTGTTTGGGTTCACCTGGATAAAAGCAGTAGAGACGTTgttagacgagtggttagcgagccccaacctcacagctaggagaccagggttcaattccaccctcggccatctctgtgtggagtttgcatgttctccccgtgcatgcgtgggttttctccgggtactccggtttcctcccacattccaaaaacatgctaggttaattagcgactccaaattgtccataggtatgaatgtgagtgtgaatggttgtttgtctatatgtgccctgtgattggctggccaccagtccagggtgcaccccgcctctcgcccgaagacagctgggataggctccagcacccccgcgaccctcgtgaggaaaagcggtagaaaatgatgatgaaaataaaattaataaaaaataaaccaaattttaaaaaaaagacaaaaacattgttttaatttaaaatattttaaaaatgtaaaaaattaaaacattaaaaattataaaataaaatttatttattttgtttaattatattagaaagctcctgcctttctaatataattttaaaaatatacattttattttataatttggtttaaaaaataaacctttttaaaaaaaaaaaaagacaaaaacttgttttaatttcaaatattttaaaaatgtaaaaaaatttaaaaattaaaaattataaaataaaatttacattttttaaaattatattagaaaggcaggaagtgaacaaatgtaacagttactgattgtaaaagtaccagatggaggggtaggatttaataagctttgcttcttcctactcctttcggacatgtggaactgtgaactgattatgtgattaattatgtGATTAAACTGATAATGTGATGAATTAAtcgattgtaatctgatgcatgttcaaatgaaataaaaccattagcattagcataaagTTGGCATCCTCACCTCGCCGACATATATCCCGAGATCCTCCTCATCGTCTGTTCTGTAGCACACCGTCAGTCCGAGTTTATCCTGCTGACGAGACTTGTACAGCTCCACTTCCTGCAATTGTTAGAGACACGGACAAAATGTTGGTTTCATAGTTGGAGGGGGggcttaaataaatgaaagatgAGGGACCTCATATTCCAGCTCGTCCTGCCTGTCGACGTCATGCTGACTGATATCAAAGTAGTCTGCAGGGTCACAGTACACAGGCTCCAGGAAActgaagaataaaataaataaaaaaaaatgtaatctccAGTGTGAGATCACAGAAaatgttatgtatgtatgtcactGACAGTTCATTGAGTAGATACGGCTCCAGGAGTGGGGGTAGTGGGGGCGACGGTGGAGGGTCAGGTGGAGATGGAGCTCCACAGGGATGCTGTCTGCTCTTGCCGAGAGTCAACATGTGTTGGAAGCTGATGTCCGTTTGGGTACAGCTGTCCACGCAGTCGGCCATCCCCATGGTCACCGGTACAATCACAGCAGGGGGCACTGAGGGAGCTGCACGTCTGCGTGTTCCACGCCTCAGTATGCTGGAGAGTAGAGGGTCCCGTATGTCCAGGGTGGGATCCCCAGATAGGTGGGTGAGCTCCTTTCTGTTCACCTGAAGAACACAGACGATCATGCAAGTGGCGTTTAGAAGTGTGGAGGAGGGCTGCAAAATATGAATCAGTTAGGATGAAGTGGACATGGAATGAtgacaggatgatgaagaaacTACCGTTGTTGACAGGATGACAAGCTACAGCAAATGAAACCTGTGACGATACGTATATCCATGGATAATAGTGAAAAGGTCACAGACGGGGGGGAGGACAAAAGGATCTTTCATCTTTAATATCTAAATGCACATCACAATGAGCAGTAGAGCAGAAAGCTTGAGACCTTCAAGACACCGTCAGCATGGAAAGAGCATGGCACGCTTATGTGACCCTTCTGTGAAGACACGAAAGGACAGCAACAATGGTGCGGTTAAAGGTCTGGAAgtaacccacacagagatgagctCTTGGGCTATTAAATAATAGAGCGTatttatacataaaatacatccataaacctcctctttggtcttcctctacgcctcctacctggcagctctaaacgcagcatccgtCTAcgaatatattcactatctctcctctggacatgtcccaaccatctcagtctggcctcagTCTGACTTTAACTCCAAggcctctgatgtactcgttcctgatcctatccatcctggtcactcccaatgagaacctcagcatcctcatctctgctacctccagttctgcttcctgtcttttcatcagtggcactgtctctagaccaggggtctcaaactctatttacttgggggccactggagctcgggtctgggtgagactgggccgcatcaggttttccaaaaaaaaaacaaaaaaaaaacgcatttattaaaaacaaaaaagctctgataaaacattccactgttctcaaatatcttaatttttatttttctacccaaaataagatgaacaataaataaacaaatcaagaataaagaaaatcaatcaatcagtaataaataaataaatataataataataataaaacagcaaataataaaaacttaagaaaccacatatagttggtgggtagacaaattatttttttcagattaaaatgaacaaagcattattagagccctgtagacatgacaaaacacgactatagtcacatttatactctttttatttacaacatattgcgcaactgcagggtcttgagacacatgctaactcgcaaactagagcgctagcgacctaaacggtagcctccaagttatttcctttaaactgaaatagccaaaaacttaccacttccacacgcatagggaggataactattaacagttatttaacctttaacatgaacattaatcaaacgtaataattttttctgggtacatgataccatacagcatccatatcaaacttgcgcgggccgcactaacattaaactttcatatcaaggcgggggcctcaaccCATTGTCCTTTTTAGTCACTCTGCTAAGTC
It encodes:
- the LOC131103979 gene encoding PDZ domain-containing protein 4 isoform X1, producing the protein MMLTAFHEVKEVHELHPDGVLFLARRPLLSLTCLHISTGLREILKGQTCSKSGEAKGVKMRDEKGHISVPCSFHADGVLKVNRKELTHLSGDPTLDIRDPLLSSILRRGTRRRAAPSVPPAVIVPVTMGMADCVDSCTQTDISFQHMLTLGKSRQHPCGAPSPPDPPPSPPLPPLLEPYLLNELFLEPVYCDPADYFDISQHDVDRQDELEYEEVELYKSRQQDKLGLTVCYRTDDEEDLGIYVGEVNPNSIAAMDGRIRKGDRILQINGVDIQDREEAVAILTREDSTNVSLLLARPEIENDNQMDPDEAELEPLDNGVHLHGTSVPPSPLDGTMACGGHGCLLNRDSPHLLSVSQELDSGVGRTDESTRYEESSEHDLLGDDQTSASNTNATNTPGSLRKFSFNRSDAVPFAYSQDLQFSTDSLLGLDCVSGGGSDQLEPGDRMTMPGLTEEECERYKELLEVKCYYEKNSSVSLDENRNESLTQQEMALLEEELRHLEFKCRNILRAQKMQQLRERCLKAWPLEDKSARSEESCHHTLSDINELPERERSDKDSTSAYNTGGESCRSTPLVNEQHPSPSTPSLEGEPLLLSSSSRQRERANRCCERADGVHANLNQASHSHRRASNPGAKLGSLSRDGGARRGSDGGARRGSKANEGIARPGGRSAENSPYMSRRQNETKLPQRYLSCMHLRSPCEVTCEKLGGLRHGTRDGADDHQGGDVSPMSLGSTCKDVAPIPLGPRMEWKVKIRSDGSRYVAKRPVRDRLLKARAIKIREERSGMTTDDDAVSEMKMGRYWSKEERKQQLQKAREQRRRREMMMQSRLDFLREREQGGAGGQQGATQQQDANSILELCQRRSTKKRSRRILDNWITIQELLTHGSRSADGSKVYNPLLSVTTV
- the LOC131103979 gene encoding PDZ domain-containing protein 4 isoform X3 → MMLTAFHEVKEVHELHPDGVLFLARRPLLSLTCLHISTGLREILKGQTCSKSGEAKGVKMRDEVNRKELTHLSGDPTLDIRDPLLSSILRRGTRRRAAPSVPPAVIVPVTMGMADCVDSCTQTDISFQHMLTLGKSRQHPCGAPSPPDPPPSPPLPPLLEPYLLNELFLEPVYCDPADYFDISQHDVDRQDELEYEEVELYKSRQQDKLGLTVCYRTDDEEDLGIYVGEVNPNSIAAMDGRIRKGDRILQINGVDIQDREEAVAILTREDSTNVSLLLARPEIENDNQMDPDEAELEPLDNGVHLHGTSVPPSPLDGTMACGGHGCLLNRDSPHLLSVSQELDSGVGRTDESTRYEESSEHDLLGDDQTSASNTNATNTPGSLRKFSFNRSDAVPFAYSQDLQFSTDSLLGLDCVSGGGSDQLEPGDRMTMPGLTEEECERYKELLEVKCYYEKNSSVSLDENRNESLTQQEMALLEEELRHLEFKCRNILRAQKMQQLRERCLKAWPLEDKSARSEESCHHTLSDINELPERERSDKDSTSAYNTGGESCRSTPLVNEQHPSPSTPSLEGEPLLLSSSSRQRERANRCCERADGVHANLNQASHSHRRASNPGAKLGSLSRDGGARRGSDGGARRGSKANEGIARPGGRSAENSPYMSRRQNETKLPQRYLSCMHLRSPCEVTCEKLGGLRHGTRDGADDHQGGDVSPMSLGSTCKDVAPIPLGPRMEWKVKIRSDGSRYVAKRPVRDRLLKARAIKIREERSGMTTDDDAVSEMKMGRYWSKEERKQQLQKAREQRRRREMMMQSRLDFLREREQGGAGGQQGATQQQDANSILELCQRRSTKKRSRRILDNWITIQELLTHGSRSADGSKVYNPLLSVTTV
- the LOC131103979 gene encoding PDZ domain-containing protein 4 isoform X2, with the translated sequence MLTAFHEVKEVHELHPDGVLFLARRPLLSLTCLHISTGLREILKGQTCSKSGEAKGVKMRDEKGHISVPCSFHADGVLKVNRKELTHLSGDPTLDIRDPLLSSILRRGTRRRAAPSVPPAVIVPVTMGMADCVDSCTQTDISFQHMLTLGKSRQHPCGAPSPPDPPPSPPLPPLLEPYLLNELFLEPVYCDPADYFDISQHDVDRQDELEYEEVELYKSRQQDKLGLTVCYRTDDEEDLGIYVGEVNPNSIAAMDGRIRKGDRILQINGVDIQDREEAVAILTREDSTNVSLLLARPEIENDNQMDPDEAELEPLDNGVHLHGTSVPPSPLDGTMACGGHGCLLNRDSPHLLSVSQELDSGVGRTDESTRYEESSEHDLLGDDQTSASNTNATNTPGSLRKFSFNRSDAVPFAYSQDLQFSTDSLLGLDCVSGGGSDQLEPGDRMTMPGLTEEECERYKELLEVKCYYEKNSSVSLDENRNESLTQQEMALLEEELRHLEFKCRNILRAQKMQQLRERCLKAWPLEDKSARSEESCHHTLSDINELPERERSDKDSTSAYNTGGESCRSTPLVNEQHPSPSTPSLEGEPLLLSSSSRQRERANRCCERADGVHANLNQASHSHRRASNPGAKLGSLSRDGGARRGSDGGARRGSKANEGIARPGGRSAENSPYMSRRQNETKLPQRYLSCMHLRSPCEVTCEKLGGLRHGTRDGADDHQGGDVSPMSLGSTCKDVAPIPLGPRMEWKVKIRSDGSRYVAKRPVRDRLLKARAIKIREERSGMTTDDDAVSEMKMGRYWSKEERKQQLQKAREQRRRREMMMQSRLDFLREREQGGAGGQQGATQQQDANSILELCQRRSTKKRSRRILDNWITIQELLTHGSRSADGSKVYNPLLSVTTV
- the LOC131103979 gene encoding PDZ domain-containing protein 4 isoform X6, giving the protein MGMADCVDSCTQTDISFQHMLTLGKSRQHPCGAPSPPDPPPSPPLPPLLEPYLLNELFLEPVYCDPADYFDISQHDVDRQDELEYEEVELYKSRQQDKLGLTVCYRTDDEEDLGIYVGEVNPNSIAAMDGRIRKGDRILQINGVDIQDREEAVAILTREDSTNVSLLLARPEIENDNQMDPDEAELEPLDNGVHLHGTSVPPSPLDGTMACGGHGCLLNRDSPHLLSVSQELDSGVGRTDESTRYEESSEHDLLGDDQTSASNTNATNTPGSLRKFSFNRSDAVPFAYSQDLQFSTDSLLGLDCVSGGGSDQLEPGDRMTMPGLTEEECERYKELLEVKCYYEKNSSVSLDENRNESLTQQEMALLEEELRHLEFKCRNILRAQKMQQLRERCLKAWPLEDKSARSEESCHHTLSDINELPERERSDKDSTSAYNTGGESCRSTPLVNEQHPSPSTPSLEGEPLLLSSSSRQRERANRCCERADGVHANLNQASHSHRRASNPGAKLGSLSRDGGARRGSDGGARRGSKANEGIARPGGRSAENSPYMSRRQNETKLPQRYLSCMHLRSPCEVTCEKLGGLRHGTRDGADDHQGGDVSPMSLGSTCKDVAPIPLGPRMEWKVKIRSDGSRYVAKRPVRDRLLKARAIKIREERSGMTTDDDAVSEMKMGRYWSKEERKQQLQKAREQRRRREMMMQSRLDFLREREQGGAGGQQGATQQQDANSILELCQRRSTKKRSRRILDNWITIQELLTHGSRSADGSKVYNPLLSVTTV
- the LOC131103979 gene encoding PDZ domain-containing protein 4 isoform X4, producing the protein MGCNMCVVQKPEEQYRVMFQKGHISVPCSFHADGVLKVNRKELTHLSGDPTLDIRDPLLSSILRRGTRRRAAPSVPPAVIVPVTMGMADCVDSCTQTDISFQHMLTLGKSRQHPCGAPSPPDPPPSPPLPPLLEPYLLNELFLEPVYCDPADYFDISQHDVDRQDELEYEEVELYKSRQQDKLGLTVCYRTDDEEDLGIYVGEVNPNSIAAMDGRIRKGDRILQINGVDIQDREEAVAILTREDSTNVSLLLARPEIENDNQMDPDEAELEPLDNGVHLHGTSVPPSPLDGTMACGGHGCLLNRDSPHLLSVSQELDSGVGRTDESTRYEESSEHDLLGDDQTSASNTNATNTPGSLRKFSFNRSDAVPFAYSQDLQFSTDSLLGLDCVSGGGSDQLEPGDRMTMPGLTEEECERYKELLEVKCYYEKNSSVSLDENRNESLTQQEMALLEEELRHLEFKCRNILRAQKMQQLRERCLKAWPLEDKSARSEESCHHTLSDINELPERERSDKDSTSAYNTGGESCRSTPLVNEQHPSPSTPSLEGEPLLLSSSSRQRERANRCCERADGVHANLNQASHSHRRASNPGAKLGSLSRDGGARRGSDGGARRGSKANEGIARPGGRSAENSPYMSRRQNETKLPQRYLSCMHLRSPCEVTCEKLGGLRHGTRDGADDHQGGDVSPMSLGSTCKDVAPIPLGPRMEWKVKIRSDGSRYVAKRPVRDRLLKARAIKIREERSGMTTDDDAVSEMKMGRYWSKEERKQQLQKAREQRRRREMMMQSRLDFLREREQGGAGGQQGATQQQDANSILELCQRRSTKKRSRRILDNWITIQELLTHGSRSADGSKVYNPLLSVTTV
- the LOC131103979 gene encoding PDZ domain-containing protein 4 isoform X5 encodes the protein MGCNMCVVQKPEEQYRVMFQVNRKELTHLSGDPTLDIRDPLLSSILRRGTRRRAAPSVPPAVIVPVTMGMADCVDSCTQTDISFQHMLTLGKSRQHPCGAPSPPDPPPSPPLPPLLEPYLLNELFLEPVYCDPADYFDISQHDVDRQDELEYEEVELYKSRQQDKLGLTVCYRTDDEEDLGIYVGEVNPNSIAAMDGRIRKGDRILQINGVDIQDREEAVAILTREDSTNVSLLLARPEIENDNQMDPDEAELEPLDNGVHLHGTSVPPSPLDGTMACGGHGCLLNRDSPHLLSVSQELDSGVGRTDESTRYEESSEHDLLGDDQTSASNTNATNTPGSLRKFSFNRSDAVPFAYSQDLQFSTDSLLGLDCVSGGGSDQLEPGDRMTMPGLTEEECERYKELLEVKCYYEKNSSVSLDENRNESLTQQEMALLEEELRHLEFKCRNILRAQKMQQLRERCLKAWPLEDKSARSEESCHHTLSDINELPERERSDKDSTSAYNTGGESCRSTPLVNEQHPSPSTPSLEGEPLLLSSSSRQRERANRCCERADGVHANLNQASHSHRRASNPGAKLGSLSRDGGARRGSDGGARRGSKANEGIARPGGRSAENSPYMSRRQNETKLPQRYLSCMHLRSPCEVTCEKLGGLRHGTRDGADDHQGGDVSPMSLGSTCKDVAPIPLGPRMEWKVKIRSDGSRYVAKRPVRDRLLKARAIKIREERSGMTTDDDAVSEMKMGRYWSKEERKQQLQKAREQRRRREMMMQSRLDFLREREQGGAGGQQGATQQQDANSILELCQRRSTKKRSRRILDNWITIQELLTHGSRSADGSKVYNPLLSVTTV